A single window of Lutzomyia longipalpis isolate SR_M1_2022 chromosome 1, ASM2433408v1 DNA harbors:
- the LOC129793333 gene encoding glutamate-gated chloride channel isoform X5 codes for MIMGTGHCFWAIFYFACLCSASLANNANINFREREKKVLDQILGIGKYDARIRPSGINGTARTVVSVNMFLRSISKIDDYKMEYSVQLTFREQWLDERLKFNDVGGRLKYLTLTEANRVWMPDLFFSNEKEGHFHNIIMPNVYIRIFPFGSVLYSIRISLTLACPMNLKLYPLDRQVCSLRMASYGWTTDDLVFLWKEGDPVQVVKNLHLPRFTLEKFLTDYCNSKTNTGEYSCLKVDLLFKREFSYYLIQIYIPCCMLVIVSWVSFWLDQGAVPARVSLGVTTLLTMATQTSGINASLPPVSYTKAIDVWTGVCLTFVFGALLEFALVNYASRSDLHRENMKKKRRELEQASLDAASDLLDTDSNATFAMKPLVRHPGDPLALEKLRQCEVHMQPPKRPNCCRSWLSKFPTRSKRIDVISRITFPLVFALFNLVYWSTYLFREEEET; via the exons ATGATAATGGGCACTGGACATTGCTTTTgggcaatattttattttgcctGCCTATGTAGTGCATCTCT AGCCAACAATGCCAATATAAATTTCCGTGAACGCGAGAAAAAGGTCTTGGATCAGATTTTAGGGATTGGAAAATACGATGCAAGGATTCGACCATCGGGCATCAATGGAACTG CAAGGACTGTCGTGAGTGTCAACATGTTCCTTCGGTCGATCTCTAAAATTGATGATTATAAAATG GAATACAGTGTGCAGCTCACATTCAGAGAACAATGGCTCGATGAGAGACTGAAATTCAATGATGTCGGAG GGCGTctgaaatatttaacattGACCGAAGCGAACAGGGTGTGGATGCCTGATTTGTTCTTTTCTAATGAGAAGGAGggccatttccacaatatcaTTATGCCAAATGTGTACATTCGTATCTTTCCATTTGGATCTGTTCTCTACAGCATACGAATATCATTAACACTAGCATGCCcaatgaatttgaaattgtaCCCTCTGGATCGTCAAGTTTGCTCACTCCGGATGGCCAGTT ATGGCTGGACTACTGATGATCTTGTGTTCCTTTGGAAGGAAGGTGATCCTGTTCAAGTGGTCAAAAACCTCCATCTTCCTCGTTTCacacttgaaaaatttcttactGATTACTGCAACAGTAAAACTAATACGG GTGAATACAGCTGTCTGAAGGTGGACTTACTGTTCAAACGTGAATTTTCATACTATCTTATACAAATCTACATCCCTTGCTGCATGCTTGTGATTGTATCCTGGGTATCATTTTGGTTGGACCAAGGGGCTGTTCCAGCAAGGGTATCATTAG GCGTAACCACCCTACTCACAATGGCCACTCAAACATCCGGTATCAATGCATCATTACCACCTGTGTCCTATACCAAGGCAATTGATGTGTGGACAGGTGTTTGTCTCACATTTGTCTTTGGAGCTCTACTGGAATTTGCCCTCGTCAACTATGCATCCCGTTCAG ATCTCCATCGGGAAAATATGAAGAAGAAACGACGTGAATTAGAGCAGGCAAGTCTCGATGCAGCATCCGATCTTCTGGATACAGATTCAAATGCAACATTTGCAATG AAACCCCTTGTGAGACATCCCGGAGATCCACTTGCACTAGAAAAACTACGACAATGTGAGGTTCACATGCAACCACCGAAGAGACCAAATTGCTGTAGATCGTGGTTATCGAAATTTCCAACAAG ATCGAAGAGAATCGATGTTATATCGAGGATAACGTTCCCACTTGTATTCGCGCTGTTCAATTTGGTTTATTGGAGTACATATCTCTTCAGGGAAGAGGAGGAAACTTAG
- the LOC129793333 gene encoding glutamate-gated chloride channel isoform X6 — MIMGTGHCFWAIFYFACLCSASLANNANINFREREKKVLDQILGIGKYDARIRPSGINGTDGPATVRVNIFVRSISKIDDVTMEYSVQLTFREQWLDERLKFNDVGGRLKYLTLTEANRVWMPDLFFSNEKEGHFHNIIMPNVYIRIFPFGSVLYSIRISLTLACPMNLKLYPLDRQVCSLRMASYGWTTDDLVFLWKEGDPVQVVKNLHLPRFTLEKFLTDYCNSKTNTGEYSCLKVDLLFKREFSYYLIQIYIPCCMLVIVSWVSFWLDQGAVPARVSLGVTTLLTMATQTSGINASLPPVSYTKAIDVWTGVCLTFVFGALLEFALVNYASRSDLHRENMKKKRRELEQASLDAASDLLDTDSNATFAMKPLVRHPGDPLALEKLRQCEVHMQPPKRPNCCRSWLSKFPTRSKRIDVISRITFPLVFALFNLVYWSTYLFREEEET; from the exons ATGATAATGGGCACTGGACATTGCTTTTgggcaatattttattttgcctGCCTATGTAGTGCATCTCT AGCCAACAATGCCAATATAAATTTCCGTGAACGCGAGAAAAAGGTCTTGGATCAGATTTTAGGGATTGGAAAATACGATGCAAGGATTCGACCATCGGGCATCAATGGAACTG ATGGTCCGGCAACAGTCCGCGTCAACATTTTCGTTCGAAGTATCTCTAAAATCGATGATGTGACAATG GAATACAGTGTGCAGCTCACATTCAGAGAACAATGGCTCGATGAGAGACTGAAATTCAATGATGTCGGAG GGCGTctgaaatatttaacattGACCGAAGCGAACAGGGTGTGGATGCCTGATTTGTTCTTTTCTAATGAGAAGGAGggccatttccacaatatcaTTATGCCAAATGTGTACATTCGTATCTTTCCATTTGGATCTGTTCTCTACAGCATACGAATATCATTAACACTAGCATGCCcaatgaatttgaaattgtaCCCTCTGGATCGTCAAGTTTGCTCACTCCGGATGGCCAGTT ATGGCTGGACTACTGATGATCTTGTGTTCCTTTGGAAGGAAGGTGATCCTGTTCAAGTGGTCAAAAACCTCCATCTTCCTCGTTTCacacttgaaaaatttcttactGATTACTGCAACAGTAAAACTAATACGG GTGAATACAGCTGTCTGAAGGTGGACTTACTGTTCAAACGTGAATTTTCATACTATCTTATACAAATCTACATCCCTTGCTGCATGCTTGTGATTGTATCCTGGGTATCATTTTGGTTGGACCAAGGGGCTGTTCCAGCAAGGGTATCATTAG GCGTAACCACCCTACTCACAATGGCCACTCAAACATCCGGTATCAATGCATCATTACCACCTGTGTCCTATACCAAGGCAATTGATGTGTGGACAGGTGTTTGTCTCACATTTGTCTTTGGAGCTCTACTGGAATTTGCCCTCGTCAACTATGCATCCCGTTCAG ATCTCCATCGGGAAAATATGAAGAAGAAACGACGTGAATTAGAGCAGGCAAGTCTCGATGCAGCATCCGATCTTCTGGATACAGATTCAAATGCAACATTTGCAATG AAACCCCTTGTGAGACATCCCGGAGATCCACTTGCACTAGAAAAACTACGACAATGTGAGGTTCACATGCAACCACCGAAGAGACCAAATTGCTGTAGATCGTGGTTATCGAAATTTCCAACAAG ATCGAAGAGAATCGATGTTATATCGAGGATAACGTTCCCACTTGTATTCGCGCTGTTCAATTTGGTTTATTGGAGTACATATCTCTTCAGGGAAGAGGAGGAAACTTAG
- the LOC129793333 gene encoding glutamate-gated chloride channel isoform X3 yields the protein MIMGTGHCFWAIFYFACLCSASLANNANINFREREKKVLDQILGIGKYDARIRPSGINGTARTVVSVNMFLRSISKIDDYKMEYSVQLTFREQWLDERLKFNDVGGRLKYLTLTEANRVWMPDLFFSNEKEGHFHNIIMPNVYIRIFPFGSVLYSIRISLTLACPMNLKLYPLDRQVCSLRMASYGWTTDDLVFLWKEGDPVQVVKNLHLPRFTLEKFLTDYCNSKTNTGEYSCLKVDLLFKREFSYYLIQIYIPCCMLVIVSWVSFWLDQGAVPARVSLGVTTLLTMATQTSGINASLPPVSYTKAIDVWTGVCLTFVFGALLEFALVNYASRSDLHRENMKKKRRELEQASLDAASDLLDTDSNATFAMKPLVRHPGDPLALEKLRQCEVHMQPPKRPNCCRSWLSKFPTRNCSRSKRIDVISRITFPLVFALFNLVYWSTYLFREEEET from the exons ATGATAATGGGCACTGGACATTGCTTTTgggcaatattttattttgcctGCCTATGTAGTGCATCTCT AGCCAACAATGCCAATATAAATTTCCGTGAACGCGAGAAAAAGGTCTTGGATCAGATTTTAGGGATTGGAAAATACGATGCAAGGATTCGACCATCGGGCATCAATGGAACTG CAAGGACTGTCGTGAGTGTCAACATGTTCCTTCGGTCGATCTCTAAAATTGATGATTATAAAATG GAATACAGTGTGCAGCTCACATTCAGAGAACAATGGCTCGATGAGAGACTGAAATTCAATGATGTCGGAG GGCGTctgaaatatttaacattGACCGAAGCGAACAGGGTGTGGATGCCTGATTTGTTCTTTTCTAATGAGAAGGAGggccatttccacaatatcaTTATGCCAAATGTGTACATTCGTATCTTTCCATTTGGATCTGTTCTCTACAGCATACGAATATCATTAACACTAGCATGCCcaatgaatttgaaattgtaCCCTCTGGATCGTCAAGTTTGCTCACTCCGGATGGCCAGTT ATGGCTGGACTACTGATGATCTTGTGTTCCTTTGGAAGGAAGGTGATCCTGTTCAAGTGGTCAAAAACCTCCATCTTCCTCGTTTCacacttgaaaaatttcttactGATTACTGCAACAGTAAAACTAATACGG GTGAATACAGCTGTCTGAAGGTGGACTTACTGTTCAAACGTGAATTTTCATACTATCTTATACAAATCTACATCCCTTGCTGCATGCTTGTGATTGTATCCTGGGTATCATTTTGGTTGGACCAAGGGGCTGTTCCAGCAAGGGTATCATTAG GCGTAACCACCCTACTCACAATGGCCACTCAAACATCCGGTATCAATGCATCATTACCACCTGTGTCCTATACCAAGGCAATTGATGTGTGGACAGGTGTTTGTCTCACATTTGTCTTTGGAGCTCTACTGGAATTTGCCCTCGTCAACTATGCATCCCGTTCAG ATCTCCATCGGGAAAATATGAAGAAGAAACGACGTGAATTAGAGCAGGCAAGTCTCGATGCAGCATCCGATCTTCTGGATACAGATTCAAATGCAACATTTGCAATG AAACCCCTTGTGAGACATCCCGGAGATCCACTTGCACTAGAAAAACTACGACAATGTGAGGTTCACATGCAACCACCGAAGAGACCAAATTGCTGTAGATCGTGGTTATCGAAATTTCCAACAAG AAACTGTTCTAGATCGAAGAGAATCGATGTTATATCGAGGATAACGTTCCCACTTGTATTCGCGCTGTTCAATTTGGTTTATTGGAGTACATATCTCTTCAGGGAAGAGGAGGAAACTTAG